The window TTTTTCAAGCAGGCTCAAACTTTCATTATCGATATGATCGGGTCTTGTGGAAATCCTGACGGAGTTTACCAGCCCTTTTTCTATGAAGTGTTGTGCAAACCCTAAAAGTTCGGTTTGATAGGCTCTATCGATGCCGGTAAAGTTGCCGCCGTAAAACGCTATCTGGATGTTATCTGCCTTTCGTCGTTTATTATTGAGATACCTGTACACTGTTTCCCTGAATGTGTTTTCTGTTATTCTGTCAGGGAAATCACCGGCAGTTATTTTTTCATTGCAGAATACGCATCGATTCGGGCATCCGCGGTAGATGACAAATATGGGAATTATCAGTTGCGTCATTTCTCTTCCAGTTCTTCTAAAGCCTTCTTTGCTGCCTGTTGCTCCGCGTCCTTTTTATTTTTTCCGGTACCGGTTGTTTTCAGTATGCCTGGAATAACCAGTTCTGTCTGAAATATTTTATCGTGATCGGGGCCATATTGATTAATTAGTGCGTATTCCGGTATTACCTTAAATCTGTTCTGGCTGATCTCCTGGACGTAAGTTTTATAGTCCCTGTAAATGGTCTGATCAAGCCCATTTACGATTAAGGCCTGGAACAGGTCGGTTATAAGCCTGTGGATCTTTTCGTATCCGGAATCGAGATATATTGCGGCCATCAACGCCTCGAAGGTGTTCGAGAGGATGGATCGTTTATTTCTGCCACCGGAGGATTCTTCCCCTTTGCCGAGCAGGATAAAAACGCCGAGGTGGAAAAATTTTGCCAGTTCAGAGAGTGCTTGTTCATTGACCAGGGATGCCCTCAGTTTT is drawn from Syntrophales bacterium and contains these coding sequences:
- the rnc gene encoding ribonuclease III, coding for MDKERTEKLKDFEKRISYTFNDISLLDNALTHRSYVNEKQELLCKDNERLEFLGDAVLELCISDILMKKFPDYTEGQLSKLRASLVNEQALSELAKFFHLGVFILLGKGEESSGGRNKRSILSNTFEALMAAIYLDSGYEKIHRLITDLFQALIVNGLDQTIYRDYKTYVQEISQNRFKVIPEYALINQYGPDHDKIFQTELVIPGILKTTGTGKNKKDAEQQAAKKALEELEEK